The sequence below is a genomic window from Brevibacillus laterosporus.
ATAGAATAGATTTTTGCTGCGGCGGTAATAGACCCCTTATCGACGCGATTAATGAGAGAAATTTATCAACAGAAGAGGTTATCACAAACTTAAATACTCTTTATCATGAAACAAAACTTTTAAATGAATCTGAAATTGATTGGAAGACCGCCTCTTATAGTGAATTAATTGACTATATTATAAATAAGCACCATCGCTATTTAAATGAAGAGTTGCCGCAGTTAAGTCCATACGTAACAAAAGTGTTACGCGTTCATGGATCAGAACAACCACATTTAGCTAAAATTCACAAGTTATTTCATGAATTAAAAACAGAGTTAGAGCAACATTTAATTAAAGAAGAAACAGAGGATTTCCCGTTGATTTTAGCATTTGAGCAAAATTCAACTGATGAAATTTATACGAAATTACGCAAAGTGGTGGAAGCATTGGAGAGTGAGCATAGCCATGCTGGCGATATTATTAAAGAACTTCGTACAATTACGAATGACTTTACTCCTCCAAAAGGAGCTTGCGGTACTTATCGTCTTGTCTATCAACGACTTGAAGCCCTTGAATCTGATCTGTTCCAGCATATTCATTTAGAAAATAATGTTTTGTTTCCACGTGCAATTGCACAAGCTTAAGTAAGAAAAAAGAAGCGGATGAATCTTTAACTTGATGGTTGTGGGGGTAACTAAAAAAAGGAATAGCACCCTCTTTTAAGTTACCCTTGCGAAATAATTTTCGCAATATCAATGACTTTGATTGACATTCTTATTTTGCATAAAAACAATCTTTCATTGAACTCATAGATTTTAATAATGAATAAACAAAAACTCTAGATAGCTACTTATCCATAAAAAATGGGACAAGAGTAAAAAGTGCTCATGTCCCATTTTTATATATTTTTTCAAATTTCATAATACTATTTGAATGTATATACAGAAAGGTTCACTTTCCCATGTAATCTCCAGTCATGGCATAAGCTCTGGAATGAGATCCTCCCTCCCTTAATTGATTCATTTCACTGTTTCATTTAGCCGTTTGATATATTTTTATTATGGAAAGAATATGCCTAGAATTATTAAGGAGTTGCTATATATGAAAGAAGGAATGATCAAAAAACATTTACGGGAAGTTCCCCTTTTTAAAGAACTTTCAGAAGAAGAACTTCAGTCCATTGTGGATATTTCTCAAATACGAATTTATAAAGCAAGATCTTTTGTATTTATGCAGGGTGACACACTTGATCGCGTTTTTTTTATCCACTCAGGTAAGGTGAAAATTCAAAAAACGGATGTAACTGGAAGGGAACAAATTGTTTCTGTCCTTCAAGCTGGAGAAATGTTTCCCCACGCCGGTTTCTTCCGAAAAGGTACTTTCCCAGCACATGCTGAGATACTTGAGATTGCACAATTAATCGTTTTTCCCATCGCTGATTTTGAGAATATTTTGATTCAGTATCCTCAACTATGTATTAAATTGTTTAAAGTTCTTGAAGAAAAAATTGTGGATCTCCAGAATAGATTAGAAGAACAAATTCTTCATGATACGTATGAACAAATTATTATGTTATTACTTCGCTTATGTAAATCAAATGGTATACAGATAAATGACAAATATAAATTAACGACCCAATTTACAAATCGAGAACTCGCCAATATGATTGGAACATCAAGGGAAACGATTAGTCGCACAATTAGTCAGTTAAAAAGAAAGAAATTAATTGATATTGATGAAAACGGCTGTTTCATTATTATTCCAGGGAAATTAGAAGAAGAAATCATCTAATCGAATGCCAATCACTTCATCAATTAAATAAAAACACCTTAATAGTTCAATATTAGATAGATAAAGAAAGAATAGTACGTGCAATAACTAAAGAGAAAAAACAGGCTTTCGAAAGAATTATCGTAAGCCTGTCAATCGCTAATAATTATATCTCTTCTTTTAAAATAAAAAATAGATATTCTTGTTAACTTCAAGCTTCAGCTTCACTATGAACAATTCGAAAAAGAAGATAGTGAAGAAAACGTCTATAAACTAATGGGAGACTTACATCTGTTATTGGATATCGATAAACATTACAGCCGTAAAGAGAATCTTCTTTTTCCTTATAATTAGAGCTGACGATGAATCTCTTGCATGTGGATATTACGTTCATTGACAAGGATGATGTTGTATGCTACTACTCCCATGGAAAAGAGCGAATTTATGCCCGCACAAAAGCAGTAATTGGCAGAACGGTCCAAAACTGCCATCCTCCGAAAAGCGTTCATCACGTTGAAAAACTCTTGGAAGACTTCAAATCTGTGCTGTGCAATACGCAGAACAAGCCTTTGTTAATATGAAAGGTACAGAAAAATACAATGAAGCTGTTAAGTACTTTGTTGCAAGTATGAGTCGTAATAAAATTAAAGTAACCGATGAAGAAGTTAAAGCATTGATTGAATCTACTCTTCGTGAATGGAAAGATGAATTGAACAAACAAATGAAGTAAAATAGTTATCCCCTTCTGGCTATATGCTGGAAGGGGATTTTTTTGTTTATGTGGAAAACTCATACCCTATAAATTGTACTTCATTATAACCTCAATGACTTCCTCATAAATCTTTTTACGATTTTCCTCTCTACGACAATTGATACAATATGGGTCTTTACAGTATTTCTTTAGACGCTGAAATGTACTGCGTATTTCTTTTCCACATTTGCATGAGTATACTAATTCACTTTTTTGATTCACATAGGGGCTTAACAGCTTACATTGATAACTTTCAAGCCAGCTATTAACTTCGTTTTGTGTATATTGAGATTTAGCTACCATCATTTCACCTCTGCATAGATTGTCTGGTACAATAAAGAAAAAATAAGGAGGTTCTTCATGAAACGTCTACCACTCGCACTATTATTGGGCTTCACTCTCGTCGTAACAGGGTGTGGGACAAAAACAGCTCCAGCTACTGATCAGCAACAAAATAACGCTACTTCTGGTCAAACCAGCCCTACAGACAAAAAAGATGAAACCGCCAAGAAGCCTAGCAAACAATATGACAAGGCTCCTGACATGAAAATTGATCCTAACAAAAATTATGAGGCTGTTGTAGAAACAAACAAAGGATCATTTACCATCCAGTTGTTTGCCAAGGATGCTCCTAAAACCGTAAACAACTTTGTCTTCCTAGCGAATGATCATTTCTACGATGGTGTCGTCTTTCACCGAATCATCCAGAGCTTCATGATCCAAACCGGTGATCCGAAAGGCGATGGCATCGTTATGTAAATACGCCTACTATTATCATGATGGGGCTACATTGATTGCTTTAAAAGCTCATTTATTATGATATTAAAATTAATTTTTATGACATCACCATACTCCACACTATCCAATACTTTAGATAACATTGTCTTCTTAGAATCCCAATCAGCATTTCTATATTTTTCTTCCCAATTACAAAGCTCAGATTTAATTTTAATAGTCTTTTTATTTTCATTCTCTAGGTCTGCAATTTTTTCATTACATTCATCTAGTCTTCTCTGATACTCTTTTAACTCCTCCTCTTTATTGTTGATCTGTTCCTCAACATATTCTTCTGATAATTTACTTTCACCCATAGCAATTTTTATTATTAATTTTTTCAAAGCCTCTAGCTGCTTTTTTGTTTCATCTATCTCTTTGATGATGTTTTTTCTAACTATCAATTCATTTTCTATTTTCAACTTTTTTGATTCATTGACTGCTTCTTCTAATCCATTGAGTTCAATTAATTTCATTGTTTCTATAATTACTTCCTCAGTTTCGTAGTCATATTTTTTTGCCCCGAAGTAACATTTTGGATGTGTCTCTCTATGATTAGTTCCTTCTCGGCAAATATATCTCCAATAAGTATAGCTGCTTTTTTCTCCATTCTTCTTTATTTTTGTCTTTGTTGAAGAATCCACAAATAGCCTTGAACCACAATACCCACACTTTGCTAAACCATTTAAAAGCAAATACTTGCTAGGTGCAACAACTTTATATTCAGATTCATCTTTTTGAATTTTTCTAGAATCAATAATATTTTGCACTTCATCAAAAATCTCATCAGAAATAATTACTAAATCATCTCTCTTAGGTTTTAGCTTAATCTTTTCAACAGGCTTTAGCTTATTATTGCTATACGTGGTTCCGTATCGTTGCTCGCCCTTGTAAATAGGATTACGCAAAATCCGTCTAACAACATTGTTTCTCCATTTGACACCGCTTTGAGAAGGTATACCGCATTCGTTTAAATAATTCGTAATTCTATCCGCTCCATACCCTTTTTCTAACACAAGGAGAAACATAAGCTTAACTATTCTAGATTGCTCTTCATTTATTCTGATATTTTTCATCGTTTTTTCATGTTTGGGATGTTTTTGATTGGTATCATAAACCTCATAACCATAAGGAACTCTTGCTCCTGTCCACTTCCCTTCCTCATTCATTTGCTTAATTGCCTCTGTAACCCTTGTTGATGTTTTCTTACTCTCACCTTCGGCAACCCAAAATCTAAGAAAGCTCACTAAGCTATCTTCATGTCTCTCATCTTTATTTAGCACTCCATCTACAACTGACCAAACTTCGATTCCATTTTTCTTTAAATATTCCAACATAAAAGGAATTTCAAATTTATTCCTACCTAACCTATCGTCTTTCCAGACTAATAAAATATCATACTCTTTATTCTCAGCTCCTTTTTTTATTAATTGAATCTTGTCACGTTCTGATACGCTTTTTTTGTACCCAGAAACCCCTAATTCACTGAGTTCTTTTTCAAGTACCCAGTTCGACTTACTTTGCATAAACTGATGTACTGCCTTTCTTTGCATGGGAATATCTTCTTCGGTAACTTGACGATCAGTTGATACTCTGTACAATGCCCATACTCTTTTTTTCATTTTAAATAACCCTCCTTATAAAACTAATTATAAATGTAAAATAAAAAATTAAAAAGCCTTGAATTATTAGTTCAAGGCTTAATCATTATGTATTAATTAAGAATCTCCTTAGTGAGTCCGTAGCAATCTTATTTTTACTTTTGCAATTAGTAAAAGTAAGCATTATATGAAGTCCTCTTTTATTTTTCTTGCATTCAGCCTGCGCTGTACCATCAGGATTATGTGTGATTATATATTTATCTCCTTTTACATTGATACTTTCCGTAATTATCTCCCCTTTTTAATTCTTGAAAATTTAACACACTTCTTTTCCCCATCAATTTCTTCTCGAATCCGACCTTCCTTTGACTCTTTTAAAATTGAACAATTTCGCTTATACCTTTTGCATGTCTTGCATTTATTTTCAAACTCCATTAACTCTTTCTCACTATCAAAAATTCCTATGTAATCAACTTCACTTATTTCAATTTCAACTCTTGGGTTTTTAGTGTCGTAATATATCCGACTTGTCCTAGTAAGGATAAAATTATCATCTATGTATGCAATTCCGTTAAGGGCATCGCACATGCATTTAAAGTAATTCTGTTCGTCCATATCGATACGTGGGAAGTAATAAACACAGTCCATATAGTAATGTCTATTTCTCGTCCCCTCGATATCCCATCCTTGTTCTTTCACCTGTTTTATGGCATATTTTGAAAACATTTCTTTGTAATCTCTTGCTTCTTTTGTGAGATATGGGACTACAATATATACTGTTCTACCTTTCTTCTTTTTGGGGACTGCTCTATATCCCAGATAGTGATTTACTGATGGTGGCATTGGCGATGTAAGTCTAAATTTCTTTTTATTCAATAAGACCATCCTACTTTTTATTTTATATGTATTAATTAAGCTTTCTTATTGCAGCTTTTATTTCTTCTGGAAGTGCTGGTCTTCCCATTTCATTCCAAAACAAATCCTCTTCATATCCATGTTCATAAATACCAACTAAATCCTGAATGACATCCATTTTACTTTTGGCTATTATTCGATCTTGTTCGCTTAAATTTCTGTTGCAATATTTTGTCATTAAATAATTGTAATACTTAGAGACACTTTCGTTATTTATATCCATCTTATTCCCCCGTATTATTATGTCATTCATATCCATGATATCTTCCCTTTAAATCTCTGTGCAGGTTATATAGAGAAGCTGTGCTGCTTAAACCTACATAACTTTTATGTGAGCATTTCTTGCTTGGATGTCTGTCTAAATATCCTTTTTCTTTTGCTTCTTCAAGAGTGCATTTCGTAACTATGTATACAATTTCGTTATCACACGCTGTTGGGTAGTAATATCTTTTCTTTTCTGTTTTCAAATGTTGTATTTTTTCTCCTTTGTCATATTGGAAATTCCATTTTCAGTTGCCCGTTTTTATCAAGAGTACCTAAAGCAATATTCAATCGATTAGTTGCGTATCTAATTAAACAGTAATCGGAACAAATGATGCCTTCATCAGTGAAATATACACTGTTTCCTTCATAGCATTCTTCATTGCAACTAGAAAGTAAGCATCGCCCCACTAATCCACTTTCATCTTTAAAATTAAATCTATCCAACGAATCACCGCTTACATATTTTTATTTAATTCCCACCTTCGAAATAATGCTGTCTACAAACCGACTTATATGTATCATTACCGCCTACTTCTATTTGCTCTCCAGTGTAAGTGGGCTTGCCTTCTATAAATTTTAAAATATGTGTTGCTTTCTTTTTGCAAAAATGACATGTTGTTTTTATCTCTTCAATCTTGTCCGCATGAGCCAATAAATGATAGCTGCCTTCAAATAATTCACCCCTAAAGTCCTTTAGTAACCCATAACAAATGACATCAATTGTTAATTCATCCACCACTTTTATGAGTTCCATGATTGTTACCTTTTTCAAGAAAGAAACTTCGTCCACTAAAACATAGTCAGGGTAAATTTCTTCAATTAATTTATACACCCTAACAGATTCATCAACTGAAATAGTATCTCTCTGGATACCTATTCGTGAGGTGACTTTCCCTACACCGTACCGATTATCAATTGATGAAGTTAAAATTAATACTGTTTTACCACCTTCTTCAAAATTATGAGCTGTTGATAACAAATTCATGGTTTTAGAACTGTTCATTTGTCCATACTTAAATATAAGTTTTGCTATGCCTTCTACCTCCTTCTTGATATCCTGTAACCATTTAAGGCTGTAGCCTTTTGGTTACAGGATATCTTTTTGATTCCCTTCTGATCAGTTTAAATAGCTTTTTCTGTTCATATGTAGACATTTTACTTACAACCTTAGCAAAGTTTAATTTAAACTCTTGATAGTCTTCTGTATTGTTTGTCATGATGTCCACTCCTCGATAAGTAATCACAATACATTTTCATCCTTATAATATGTAAAAACAAGACTTGTAAATTTGAGTTCATCTTTAAATTAGGATATAGTCTTCAAATATTTCTTCTTCACCGAATTTATCAGTATATGTATACTCTTTCCATTCAACAGTTCCATCATATGTATTTAATAAACCATAGAATACTTCTCCTGCGTTCGCATAAAATTTAAGTTGGTCTAATGTAGCTAATTGAGCTTTAGAATCAAGCGATAAAGCATATTCATAATCATCAGTTACGGTCGAGTGAAACAAGTTGTTTTTTCCTTTATATTCGCAATAATATACATTTCTTTTAGTTGAATCGTCAGGAACTGATTTCATGCATTCATCTCCCATTGGTGTCTGATTAAAATACATTTTACTAGCTAATTGATTGCTCTAATTATTTATATCTTCTGAAATATTCTCATATTGAATTTCCAGATAATCTAAGCAATGGAAAAATCCTTCAACTTGATGGGTTATCTTATGATGATACCAGTCTCCACTTAATATTATTGAATTGTTTTCATCGTATAAAGTTGTTACACAGCCATCTTCACCAAACTCATAGTCATATACGATCTTAAATTTTCTCATTGAAACATCCTCCCTTGTATTGCTAATATTTAACTGGATATTGCTCTAATGTATTATCAATAATTTCCTTTAATTTTTTGATATTTGTTAATGCACGATTAGTTATATCTTCGTTGCTGATTTTTGTGCTTATAACCCCCATTGACTTTCTACATTCAAACAATGAAATGTCTGCGGCAGTTTCTTCATCCTCACTTTTAGCTTTAAATGAAATGCAGGAAATCCAAACTTTATCTGCATCATATTCTTTTTTGAATTCATCTAGCCTTGTCTGAGAAACTTTATTTAATAATTCCTCTAAAGAATAAAAGATGTCGCTCTCAAATGGAATTTCCTCATCTTCTTCAGTGAATCCATATGTAAAACAAACATTTGGATCAGGTCTATAAGAATACTCAATATACCCCATAAATTTTTCTGCACTTTTATTAACGATCACCTATTCTAAACTCCTTTCCTAAATTAGAGTGATACAAAGCTTCAATAAAATTATCTTTCAAAATATCATTTTCAATTCCTTCAAATAGCTCTGTGATTGTGTATTGCGTTTCATTTAATAGTGCTTTTTGTTTGAACTTATTTAGTCTGTTTAATGCAATTTTGCGATAGCCTTTCATTACGTGAGAATCGAATGTTCCAAATAATGCTCCGATACTAGCTAATATCGACCACATTAATCCCATGCGCCAATCAGGAAAATGATTATTAATAGTCAAAAGCCATACAACTGAATTCGAGACAAACAATAATATTATTAATTGAAGAAAAAACTTCGGTTTAGACTCAATGCAGTAAAGATACTGAAATTTAATTCGATCCAATACTCTTTTTATGCCCATCATCCTCCTTTCTGACATTTCTTATATTCCATTCAAACAACCACTTCTTTTCTTCTGCTGATAGCTCATTCCAATTTTTATGCATAATTTTTACCCCAGTATTTTAATAGTCATTCGTGGATTCTCACCTGTAAAATGTTTAATTGGAACATTTATTGTCCCACCTGCACTGGTGGTTAATTTTAAAAGAAGGACTTCCACATCATAAACTAAGTAATTGCCAGCTAAATTTTCATATTCATATTCAGTGTCATTAGGATCACGATAACTTCTACTTGGGTAAACTCTTTTTTTATCCTCTATCCTTACAGCCTGCCCTTTCTTTAATGTATCTTGGTCAAATCCAAATATCTGTTTAAGCAAACAATTTCACTCCTTCTATGTTTGATAAAATGGACATTTCATTACTCAAGCCATTTCGCATGCCTTTCTAATGTAGATATAGTAATCCACTCTACAGCCCATTGATCTTTCTCATCGTATCCCTCTTCAGGAGAATAAAACACCAGTCCAACAGAATCCTCTGCCATATCAATGCATTCAACTTTACATTGGATTTCTCCATGCAATCCGATTACTGAGCCATCAAGCAAAAACTTTTTACCTCTATATGTATCAATTAGCTTATTTAATTTTTTGTATTCACTATGTATCTCTGTAAGAGTCATTTAAGTCCTCCAGTTAAATAATATCTTTAAAAGCACCATGTAACTTTGTTTTGCTTAACTCTCTATTGTAGATAGAATCTACCCTTTGTTTCATTGAAATAGCCTTATTTTTCATTTTAGTTATATCAAGTGATGCCATAGCGCTCTGAATGCAGTGGTGTTCATTCTTTACTAGTCTTCTTTCTTGAAGAATTTCTTGGATAAGCTTTGCCACCTTATAACCTTGGCATGCATTTAAATTTACATTCTCTAAGTCTTGATGAGCGTCAGATAACCTTTTATCTAAATCGCTTAGTTT
It includes:
- a CDS encoding thymidine kinase gives rise to the protein MAKLIFKYGQMNSSKTMNLLSTAHNFEEGGKTVLILTSSIDNRYGVGKVTSRIGIQRDTISVDESVRVYKLIEEIYPDYVLVDEVSFLKKVTIMELIKVVDELTIDVICYGLLKDFRGELFEGSYHLLAHADKIEEIKTTCHFCKKKATHILKFIEGKPTYTGEQIEVGGNDTYKSVCRQHYFEGGN
- the ric gene encoding iron-sulfur cluster repair di-iron protein translates to MEHTFTETSIIGDIVTKFPKASDLFKLYRIDFCCGGNRPLIDAINERNLSTEEVITNLNTLYHETKLLNESEIDWKTASYSELIDYIINKHHRYLNEELPQLSPYVTKVLRVHGSEQPHLAKIHKLFHELKTELEQHLIKEETEDFPLILAFEQNSTDEIYTKLRKVVEALESEHSHAGDIIKELRTITNDFTPPKGACGTYRLVYQRLEALESDLFQHIHLENNVLFPRAIAQA
- a CDS encoding RusA family crossover junction endodeoxyribonuclease; its protein translation is MVLLNKKKFRLTSPMPPSVNHYLGYRAVPKKKKGRTVYIVVPYLTKEARDYKEMFSKYAIKQVKEQGWDIEGTRNRHYYMDCVYYFPRIDMDEQNYFKCMCDALNGIAYIDDNFILTRTSRIYYDTKNPRVEIEISEVDYIGIFDSEKELMEFENKCKTCKRYKRNCSILKESKEGRIREEIDGEKKCVKFSRIKKGR
- a CDS encoding Crp/Fnr family transcriptional regulator, producing MKEGMIKKHLREVPLFKELSEEELQSIVDISQIRIYKARSFVFMQGDTLDRVFFIHSGKVKIQKTDVTGREQIVSVLQAGEMFPHAGFFRKGTFPAHAEILEIAQLIVFPIADFENILIQYPQLCIKLFKVLEEKIVDLQNRLEEQILHDTYEQIIMLLLRLCKSNGIQINDKYKLTTQFTNRELANMIGTSRETISRTISQLKRKKLIDIDENGCFIIIPGKLEEEII
- a CDS encoding recombinase family protein, producing the protein MKKRVWALYRVSTDRQVTEEDIPMQRKAVHQFMQSKSNWVLEKELSELGVSGYKKSVSERDKIQLIKKGAENKEYDILLVWKDDRLGRNKFEIPFMLEYLKKNGIEVWSVVDGVLNKDERHEDSLVSFLRFWVAEGESKKTSTRVTEAIKQMNEEGKWTGARVPYGYEVYDTNQKHPKHEKTMKNIRINEEQSRIVKLMFLLVLEKGYGADRITNYLNECGIPSQSGVKWRNNVVRRILRNPIYKGEQRYGTTYSNNKLKPVEKIKLKPKRDDLVIISDEIFDEVQNIIDSRKIQKDESEYKVVAPSKYLLLNGLAKCGYCGSRLFVDSSTKTKIKKNGEKSSYTYWRYICREGTNHRETHPKCYFGAKKYDYETEEVIIETMKLIELNGLEEAVNESKKLKIENELIVRKNIIKEIDETKKQLEALKKLIIKIAMGESKLSEEYVEEQINNKEEELKEYQRRLDECNEKIADLENENKKTIKIKSELCNWEEKYRNADWDSKKTMLSKVLDSVEYGDVIKINFNIIINELLKQSM